From a single Clostridium isatidis genomic region:
- a CDS encoding DUF1622 domain-containing protein translates to MLEGIVELVTPIIISILELMGILIIIVGAIKAFYKFALGILTKKSFPIKVEFAQSLTLALEFKLGAEILKTVIVRSLEEMYILAAIIILRAILAFVIHWEMKE, encoded by the coding sequence ATGTTAGAGGGAATTGTAGAATTAGTAACGCCGATAATTATTAGTATTCTTGAGTTAATGGGGATATTAATAATAATAGTAGGAGCAATTAAGGCTTTTTACAAATTTGCACTAGGAATACTTACAAAAAAGAGTTTTCCAATAAAGGTAGAATTTGCTCAATCATTAACTTTAGCACTTGAATTTAAATTAGGAGCGGAAATTTTAAAAACAGTTATAGTAAGATCCTTAGAGGAAATGTACATATTAGCAGCAATAATCATCTTAAGAGCCATTTTAGCCTTTGTTATCCATTGGGAAATGAAAGAATAG
- a CDS encoding phosphatidylserine decarboxylase, translating to MIQVYNREKRKYEIEKVAGDKYLKWCYESPLGKSLTELFIKKKLFSKLYGFYCDSKFSKRKIPDFIKEFNIDSNYFLKRETDFESFNDFFIRELKKEARPINKEDNILISPGDGRLLAYENISIDKLIQVKGIHYNLSELIADDTIARQYEGGTCLILRLCPTDYHRFHFIDKGIPLENHFINGNYYSVNPIAIEKIPKLYCQNKREWSIFKSENFGDVLHIEVGATCVGSIIQTYKPNTKVEKGAEKGYFKFGGSTTILFLKKGKVKIDEDIIEQTNKGFECKVLMGSSIGKKIIS from the coding sequence ATGATACAAGTATATAATAGAGAAAAAAGAAAATATGAAATTGAAAAAGTAGCAGGAGATAAATATTTAAAATGGTGTTATGAGTCACCACTAGGAAAAAGCCTAACTGAACTATTTATTAAAAAGAAATTATTTTCTAAACTTTATGGCTTTTATTGTGATAGCAAATTTAGTAAAAGAAAGATTCCTGACTTTATTAAGGAATTTAATATAGATAGTAATTACTTTTTAAAGAGAGAAACTGACTTTGAAAGCTTTAATGACTTTTTTATAAGGGAATTAAAAAAAGAAGCAAGACCTATTAATAAAGAAGATAATATATTAATTTCTCCGGGAGACGGGCGTTTATTGGCCTACGAAAATATATCTATAGATAAGTTAATTCAAGTAAAAGGAATTCACTATAACTTATCTGAACTTATAGCTGATGATACTATAGCTAGACAATATGAAGGAGGAACTTGTTTAATTTTAAGATTATGCCCTACAGATTATCATAGATTTCACTTCATAGATAAGGGAATCCCTCTAGAAAATCACTTTATAAATGGAAATTATTATTCAGTTAATCCTATAGCTATTGAAAAAATTCCTAAACTTTATTGTCAAAATAAAAGAGAATGGTCAATATTTAAATCTGAAAATTTTGGTGATGTGCTTCATATAGAAGTTGGTGCCACTTGTGTTGGATCAATAATTCAAACTTATAAACCTAATACTAAAGTTGAAAAGGGCGCTGAAAAAGGATATTTTAAATTTGGAGGTTCCACCACAATATTATTCTTGAAAAAAGGAAAAGTAAAAATTGATGAGGATATAATTGAGCAAACAAATAAAGGCTTTGAATGTAAAGTTTTAATGGGTTCCTCGATAGGCAAAAAGATTATTAGTTAG
- a CDS encoding DUF1189 family protein — MKEKIRFIDMFKISLFSPSNYKKLLKLGIGRIVLYLFILSIIVGVPNSISQAMIFSKEQRVLVNSLENEEYSFEIKEGILNYKSSPTKIDMGQYIFYIDANKELKDIESLRNILIHKDYSVAILKDGIAADFNGEKMKINYTDNGLVALNNKELIEVVKFMNIIIYIGIFIYIIAIFIGAIIDAILLSFLAFIIIRAQRIKLTYDSILKLSICSMTLPIIITIVSISGSIGMFIGGAYLFLAINNIKRDIYI; from the coding sequence ATGAAAGAAAAAATTAGATTTATAGATATGTTTAAGATAAGCCTTTTTAGCCCATCAAATTACAAGAAATTACTTAAATTAGGTATAGGCAGAATAGTATTATATTTATTTATTTTAAGTATAATAGTTGGAGTTCCCAATAGTATTAGTCAAGCTATGATTTTTAGTAAGGAACAAAGAGTGCTAGTTAATTCATTAGAAAATGAAGAGTATTCTTTTGAAATAAAAGAGGGAATACTTAATTATAAAAGTTCTCCAACAAAAATAGATATGGGGCAATATATTTTTTACATTGACGCAAATAAAGAATTAAAAGATATAGAATCTTTAAGAAATATATTAATACATAAAGATTATTCAGTTGCCATACTTAAGGATGGAATTGCAGCGGATTTTAATGGGGAAAAAATGAAGATAAATTATACAGATAATGGATTAGTAGCCTTAAACAATAAAGAATTAATAGAAGTTGTTAAATTTATGAATATAATTATTTATATTGGCATATTTATTTATATAATTGCAATATTTATTGGTGCAATAATTGATGCGATACTTCTTTCTTTTTTAGCATTTATAATAATTAGAGCACAAAGAATAAAATTAACTTATGATAGTATATTAAAATTATCTATATGCTCTATGACTTTACCAATAATAATTACAATAGTAAGTATATCAGGGTCTATAGGAATGTTTATTGGAGGGGCATATTTATTCTTAGCAATTAATAATATAAAAAGGGATATTTATATATAA
- a CDS encoding Card1-like endonuclease domain-containing protein, translating to MEVDILINLLEEHNEGSILVSKKFKPREVIFLYEEKNKNILEAMKNYYKDNLPLIKFNAIKIKKGEVERLEEIIRINKNKKLLVNLTGGSRINSIILLNTCKNYKVKSIFINIKDKILYVIDEDIKIIREEYEDLELSSILKASGKEIVYDSSEFLNNKNLEYITKNIYKNLDIWHKYKQRLYDIKVFSHSEEDNKRIIIKTKLLDNDERKLLDKILLKLREMQEIAFKNISDSEIEVKFKNDYLKPFIFKTGTWLEFATRLIISEIEGIDEVKSGLVFLWDYSNSIIKNEVDVVAVKDSVVSCISCKDSEKYDEDALNELNVYALKIGGEDANKILVATKEPIKNTIKERVKEMNISLIIFDGNEEEFKKEIKKAIYKNNKS from the coding sequence ATGGAAGTAGATATTTTAATAAATTTACTAGAGGAACATAATGAAGGAAGTATTTTAGTTTCAAAAAAGTTTAAGCCTAGGGAAGTAATATTTTTATATGAGGAAAAAAATAAAAATATATTAGAAGCAATGAAAAATTATTATAAAGATAACCTTCCCCTAATAAAATTTAATGCTATTAAGATTAAAAAGGGAGAAGTGGAGAGATTAGAAGAAATAATAAGAATTAATAAAAATAAAAAGCTTTTAGTTAATTTAACTGGTGGAAGTAGAATAAACTCAATAATTTTATTAAATACATGCAAAAATTATAAAGTGAAGTCAATTTTTATTAATATAAAAGATAAAATTCTATATGTCATAGATGAAGATATAAAAATTATAAGGGAAGAATATGAAGACTTAGAATTAAGCAGCATTTTAAAGGCATCAGGCAAGGAAATAGTATATGATTCTAGTGAATTCCTTAATAATAAAAACTTAGAATATATAACTAAAAATATATATAAAAATTTAGACATATGGCACAAGTATAAGCAAAGACTTTATGATATAAAGGTGTTTAGTCATAGTGAAGAAGACAATAAAAGAATTATTATAAAAACAAAATTGTTAGATAATGATGAAAGGAAACTTTTAGATAAAATTCTATTAAAATTAAGGGAGATGCAAGAAATAGCTTTTAAAAATATTAGTGATAGTGAAATAGAAGTTAAATTTAAAAATGATTATTTAAAGCCTTTTATATTCAAAACAGGTACTTGGCTTGAATTTGCCACAAGATTAATAATAAGTGAAATTGAAGGTATAGATGAGGTTAAAAGCGGCCTAGTATTTCTTTGGGATTATTCTAATTCAATTATTAAAAACGAAGTAGATGTGGTAGCAGTAAAAGATTCTGTAGTAAGCTGCATATCTTGTAAAGATAGCGAAAAGTATGATGAAGATGCCTTAAATGAATTAAATGTATATGCCCTTAAGATAGGTGGAGAAGATGCAAATAAAATATTAGTTGCAACTAAAGAACCTATTAAAAATACAATAAAGGAAAGAGTTAAGGAAATGAATATAAGCTTAATAATATTTGATGGAAATGAAGAAGAGTTTAAAAAGGAAATAAAAAAAGCAATATATAAAAATAATAAAAGCTGA
- a CDS encoding MurR/RpiR family transcriptional regulator, with protein MGDLIYRLLLFLNSSKENDINYNIAINMLKNIRLIPDMSINKLADLCYTSPAAITRFCHKLGYSSLIEFKRSIKINININEEIIKNKTLDNNVSRETIFEDMTSQIITEINNLKNFLDLKIVDRVIELIYSKNNVCIFGTQFSQLMAQDLQRKLANISKLIFHAIDVQDQEKLADTLDENSLAILISPTGRFPIYHERLWRKIEKSSASLVIITEKKIPEYEKRSDYIIHLPPKNNSNEFPQSHRYDLSFLIEYIYIRYGSLYSN; from the coding sequence ATGGGTGATTTAATTTATAGGTTATTATTATTTTTAAATAGCAGCAAAGAAAATGATATTAATTATAATATTGCAATTAATATGCTAAAAAACATAAGATTAATTCCTGATATGTCTATAAATAAACTAGCCGATCTTTGTTATACTTCTCCTGCTGCTATAACAAGGTTTTGCCATAAACTAGGCTATTCCAGCCTAATAGAATTTAAAAGAAGTATAAAAATAAATATAAATATTAATGAAGAAATAATAAAAAACAAAACTCTTGATAATAATGTTTCAAGAGAAACTATATTTGAAGATATGACAAGTCAAATAATAACCGAAATAAATAATTTAAAGAATTTCCTTGATTTAAAAATTGTAGATAGAGTAATAGAACTTATTTATTCAAAAAATAATGTATGCATATTTGGAACTCAATTTTCACAATTAATGGCCCAGGATCTTCAAAGAAAACTTGCTAATATTTCTAAACTAATTTTTCATGCCATTGATGTTCAAGATCAAGAAAAATTGGCAGATACTTTAGATGAAAATTCCCTAGCTATTCTAATTTCTCCAACAGGTAGGTTTCCTATATATCATGAAAGATTATGGAGAAAAATAGAAAAAAGCTCAGCTTCATTAGTTATCATTACAGAAAAAAAAATACCGGAATACGAAAAAAGAAGCGATTATATAATACATCTACCTCCAAAAAATAATTCTAATGAATTTCCTCAAAGCCATAGATATGATCTAAGTTTTCTAATTGAATATATTTATATTAGATATGGAAGCCTTTATAGTAATTAA
- a CDS encoding Cof-type HAD-IIB family hydrolase: MKYLASDLDGTLLQKDDSIREEDVQAILRFKSEGNKLIISTGRPLEGIKRALNNYPQIKYDYLVACNGSVVLDKDDNVIYDNYIDAEIAKLIFKDIIEYKNMFVHFENEGIAYSIETEIEVKNQIGELFKNILPKEIVLNENRKYPIISVMAIDEDIKAAEEIKNKLIKNYGDRIEAFRNQFFVDIAPKNCSKGIALKNLSDKIGIKLENLYVIGDSYNDISMFEITDKSFTFTYAEDGVKKQANNIVNSVAECINKILVFN, encoded by the coding sequence ATGAAGTACTTAGCTTCCGATTTGGATGGAACATTGCTCCAAAAAGATGACTCTATAAGAGAAGAGGATGTACAAGCTATATTAAGATTTAAGTCTGAAGGAAATAAGTTAATTATTTCTACAGGAAGGCCCTTAGAAGGCATAAAAAGAGCTTTAAATAATTATCCTCAAATAAAATATGATTACCTAGTAGCTTGCAATGGATCAGTAGTATTAGATAAGGATGATAATGTTATATACGATAATTATATTGATGCTGAAATTGCTAAACTTATATTTAAAGATATTATAGAATATAAAAATATGTTTGTTCATTTTGAAAATGAGGGAATTGCTTATTCTATAGAGACTGAGATTGAAGTGAAAAATCAAATAGGAGAATTATTTAAAAATATACTTCCTAAGGAAATAGTATTAAATGAAAACAGGAAGTACCCAATAATAAGTGTAATGGCAATAGATGAAGATATAAAGGCAGCTGAAGAAATAAAGAATAAATTAATTAAAAATTATGGAGATAGAATTGAAGCCTTTAGAAATCAATTCTTTGTTGATATAGCTCCTAAAAACTGCTCTAAGGGAATTGCATTAAAAAATTTATCAGATAAGATAGGAATTAAGTTAGAAAATTTATATGTTATAGGTGATTCTTATAATGACATTTCAATGTTTGAGATAACAGATAAAAGCTTTACCTTTACTTATGCAGAAGATGGGGTAAAGAAGCAGGCTAATAATATAGTTAATAGCGTAGCTGAATGTATTAATAAGATACTTGTATTCAATTAA
- a CDS encoding 6-phospho-beta-glucosidase, translating to MSKKPLKIVTIGGGSSYTPELVEGLIKRYDEMPVSDYWLVDIEEGKEKLEIVGALAKRMVEKAGVPMNIHLTLDRREALKDADFVTTQLRVGLLDARVKDERIPLSYGFLGQETNGAGGLFKALRTVPVILDIAKDMSELCPDAWLINFTNPAGIVTEALLRYGVHKKVVGVCNVPIGMEFGFADALGVDKERITVDFAGLNHMVYAERVYLDGRDVTSQLIDILTNNNSKSQTMANIAALDWDPATIKAFGVLPCPYHRYYYKKQEMLNHELEEFKNGKTRAEVVKEVEKRLFELYKNPELKDKPEELSRRGGAHYSDVACNVINGIYNDKNTIIAVNTRNNGTLKQFEDASAIEVSCYVGKNGPVPVETVTDLPIFAQGLAGQIKAFERLAAEAAYTGDYNTALAAMVTNPLVADDKKGRKLLNEMLLAHKDYLPQFKKVIDVLEKVERAEF from the coding sequence ATGAGTAAAAAACCATTAAAAATAGTTACAATAGGTGGAGGTTCCAGCTATACTCCAGAACTTGTTGAAGGATTAATAAAAAGATATGATGAAATGCCTGTAAGTGATTATTGGTTAGTTGATATTGAAGAAGGAAAAGAAAAATTAGAAATAGTAGGTGCCTTAGCAAAAAGAATGGTAGAAAAAGCCGGAGTACCTATGAATATTCACCTAACTTTAGATAGAAGAGAAGCTTTAAAGGATGCTGATTTTGTTACTACACAATTAAGAGTAGGCTTATTAGATGCAAGAGTTAAGGATGAAAGAATCCCTTTAAGTTATGGTTTTTTAGGCCAAGAAACAAATGGTGCTGGAGGATTATTTAAGGCATTAAGAACTGTTCCAGTAATTTTAGACATTGCAAAGGATATGAGTGAATTATGTCCTGATGCTTGGTTAATAAACTTTACTAATCCAGCAGGGATAGTTACTGAAGCTTTATTAAGATATGGTGTTCATAAAAAGGTAGTAGGAGTATGCAATGTTCCAATAGGAATGGAATTTGGCTTTGCAGATGCTCTTGGAGTAGATAAAGAAAGAATAACTGTTGACTTTGCTGGATTAAATCATATGGTCTATGCTGAAAGAGTATATTTAGATGGAAGAGATGTTACATCTCAGCTTATAGATATATTAACAAACAATAATTCAAAGTCACAAACAATGGCAAATATTGCAGCACTTGATTGGGACCCAGCAACTATAAAGGCTTTTGGAGTACTTCCTTGCCCTTATCATAGATATTATTATAAAAAACAAGAAATGTTAAATCATGAACTTGAAGAATTTAAAAATGGAAAAACAAGAGCAGAAGTTGTTAAGGAAGTAGAAAAAAGACTATTTGAACTTTATAAGAATCCAGAATTAAAGGATAAGCCAGAAGAATTATCTAGACGTGGTGGTGCTCATTATTCAGATGTAGCTTGCAACGTTATAAATGGTATATATAATGATAAAAATACCATTATTGCAGTTAACACTAGAAATAATGGTACCTTAAAACAATTTGAGGATGCTTCAGCTATTGAAGTAAGCTGTTATGTAGGTAAAAATGGTCCAGTACCAGTAGAAACAGTTACAGATCTTCCTATCTTTGCTCAAGGCTTAGCAGGTCAAATAAAAGCTTTTGAAAGACTTGCAGCAGAAGCAGCATACACAGGAGACTATAATACAGCTTTAGCAGCTATGGTAACAAATCCATTAGTAGCTGATGATAAAAAAGGTAGAAAACTTTTAAATGAGATGTTATTAGCTCATAAAGATTATTTACCACAATTTAAAAAGGTTATAGATGTTTTAGAAAAGGTTGAAAGAGCAGAATTTTAA
- a CDS encoding copper homeostasis protein CutC, producing the protein MGKIIEICCGSYYDALESYKGGAKRIELNSALYLGGLTPSLGSLKLTKENTDLKVICMVRPRAGGFTYNQKDIEVMFYDAEILMENGADGLAFGFLNEDATVNKNLTKKMVDLIHKYNGEAVFHRAFDCVKDPEKGIEELIEIGVDRLLTSGLKEKAWDGRDMIAHLQKRYGDRIEILAGSGINEKNAVELMKKTGIYQIHSSCKAWINDPTASAANVSYSYASVPNENKYDVVSMEKVKSLVKSVLNEG; encoded by the coding sequence ATGGGTAAAATAATTGAGATATGCTGTGGTAGTTATTATGATGCACTTGAAAGTTATAAAGGTGGTGCAAAAAGAATTGAATTAAACTCAGCTTTGTATTTAGGAGGATTAACACCATCCTTAGGCTCTTTAAAACTTACAAAAGAAAATACTGACCTTAAGGTTATTTGTATGGTTCGTCCTAGGGCTGGTGGATTTACATACAATCAAAAAGATATTGAAGTTATGTTCTATGATGCAGAAATACTTATGGAAAATGGGGCAGATGGGTTAGCCTTTGGCTTCTTAAATGAAGATGCAACAGTTAATAAGAACCTAACTAAAAAAATGGTTGATTTAATTCATAAGTATAATGGAGAGGCAGTATTTCATAGGGCCTTTGATTGTGTAAAAGATCCAGAAAAAGGTATAGAGGAATTAATTGAAATTGGGGTTGATAGGCTCTTAACAAGTGGTTTAAAGGAAAAGGCCTGGGATGGCAGGGATATGATTGCTCACTTACAAAAAAGATATGGGGATAGAATAGAAATTCTAGCAGGCAGTGGAATTAATGAAAAAAATGCAGTCGAATTAATGAAGAAAACTGGAATTTATCAAATACATTCTTCTTGTAAGGCTTGGATAAATGATCCAACTGCTTCGGCAGCCAATGTAAGCTATTCCTATGCAAGTGTACCAAATGAAAATAAATATGATGTTGTTTCTATGGAGAAGGTAAAATCCTTAGTGAAAAGTGTACTAAATGAAGGATAA
- a CDS encoding ferredoxin hydrogenase: MKNITINGINITVDDDSNLMKVAKENGIDIPALCFLDDCSNVGQCGVCLVEIEGQDELQKACCIKPEDGMVINTSTERVQEQVKLRVSELLDKHEFKCGPCSRRENCEFLKLVIKTKAKASKPFIVQDKSEYVDERSASIVIDRTKCVKCGRCVAACKTKTSTEIIKFIDVDGDKIIGTDNLKCFDETNCLLCGQCVIACPVAALQEKSHIDRVKEALADEKKHVIVAIAPSVRTAMGEAFKMGYGVDVTGKLYTALRMLGFDKVFDINFGADMTIMEEATELIQRIKNGGPFPMFTSCCPGWVRQVENYFPEFLGNLSTAKSPQQIFGTASKTYYPAVEGLDPKDVFTVTVMPCTAKKYEADRPGMEFEGIRNIDAVITTRELAKMIKDAKIKFAELEDSEVDPAMGEYSGAGAIFGATGGVMEAALRSAKDFVEGEYLDKIDYEEVRGLEGIKEAVVEIGGEKYNVAVINGSSNLFKFMNSGKLNEKQYHFIEVMACNGGCVNGGGQPHVNATDRMNIDIRKVRASVLYNQDKNIVKKRKSHENSALLKMYDTYMGKPGEGKAHELLHFKYTK; this comes from the coding sequence ATGAAGAATATAACTATAAATGGCATTAATATAACAGTAGATGATGATTCAAATTTAATGAAAGTTGCTAAAGAAAACGGAATAGATATTCCAGCCCTTTGCTTTCTTGATGATTGTAGTAATGTTGGACAATGTGGTGTATGTTTAGTAGAAATAGAGGGACAAGATGAACTTCAAAAAGCTTGCTGTATAAAACCAGAAGATGGAATGGTTATTAATACAAGTACAGAAAGAGTTCAAGAACAGGTTAAATTAAGAGTTTCTGAACTTTTAGACAAGCATGAATTTAAATGTGGACCATGTAGCAGAAGAGAAAACTGCGAGTTCTTAAAATTAGTAATTAAAACTAAGGCTAAAGCATCTAAGCCTTTTATAGTACAAGATAAATCAGAATATGTTGATGAAAGAAGTGCATCTATAGTAATAGATAGAACAAAATGTGTTAAGTGTGGTAGATGTGTTGCAGCTTGTAAGACTAAAACTAGTACTGAAATAATTAAATTTATAGATGTAGATGGAGATAAGATTATCGGAACAGATAACTTAAAGTGCTTTGATGAAACAAATTGCTTACTATGTGGACAATGTGTAATTGCATGCCCTGTTGCTGCATTACAAGAAAAATCACATATTGATAGAGTTAAGGAAGCCTTAGCAGATGAAAAGAAACATGTAATTGTAGCTATAGCACCATCTGTTAGAACAGCAATGGGTGAAGCCTTTAAAATGGGATATGGAGTTGACGTAACAGGTAAACTTTATACTGCATTAAGAATGCTTGGTTTTGATAAGGTATTTGATATTAACTTTGGAGCTGATATGACAATAATGGAAGAAGCTACAGAGCTTATACAAAGAATTAAAAATGGAGGACCATTCCCTATGTTTACTTCTTGCTGTCCAGGTTGGGTAAGACAAGTAGAAAATTATTTCCCAGAATTCTTAGGAAATTTATCAACTGCTAAGTCACCTCAACAAATATTTGGTACAGCAAGTAAAACTTATTATCCAGCAGTTGAAGGATTAGATCCAAAAGATGTATTCACAGTTACAGTAATGCCTTGTACAGCTAAGAAATATGAAGCTGACAGACCAGGAATGGAATTTGAAGGCATAAGAAATATAGATGCTGTAATTACAACAAGGGAATTAGCTAAAATGATAAAAGATGCAAAAATCAAATTTGCTGAATTAGAAGATAGTGAAGTTGATCCAGCAATGGGAGAATACTCTGGTGCAGGTGCTATCTTTGGTGCAACTGGTGGAGTTATGGAGGCAGCTTTAAGATCAGCTAAGGATTTTGTTGAGGGAGAATACTTAGATAAGATTGATTATGAAGAAGTAAGAGGTCTTGAAGGAATAAAAGAAGCTGTTGTTGAAATTGGTGGAGAAAAATATAATGTTGCAGTTATTAATGGATCATCAAACTTATTTAAGTTTATGAATAGCGGTAAACTTAATGAAAAGCAATATCATTTTATAGAAGTAATGGCATGTAATGGTGGATGCGTAAATGGTGGTGGACAACCACACGTAAATGCAACAGATAGGATGAATATAGATATAAGAAAAGTAAGAGCATCAGTTTTATACAACCAAGATAAGAATATTGTTAAAAAGAGAAAGTCACATGAAAATAGTGCATTATTAAAAATGTATGATACTTATATGGGTAAACCAGGTGAAGGTAAGGCTCACGAATTATTACATTTTAAATATACTAAATAA
- a CDS encoding sensor histidine kinase: MIDDKLLMESAMNNNLNINNYFLTKELNNTKEEVVKIITELEEKESLQENFLLNISHDLRSHLSVILSVIQVMNSGSVSINDKKAREYIYTIKKNSLKMLRLINNLIDTNKLKNNYYTLNKKNIDIVSMIEGTVGCIDKYAKQKNIQLIFDTNEEECIMSADPSVIDRIIMNLISNAIKFTYEDTNIYVTLVIKDGFIKISIKDEGPGIPKKDQEKIFGRYYRINDIKRENSGSGMGLDLVKYLVKSHNGKIELISEENKGCEFIVTFPILIEEEKETHQINQDSRIERLEVEFSDIY; this comes from the coding sequence ATGATTGATGACAAATTATTAATGGAAAGCGCTATGAATAATAATCTTAATATAAATAATTATTTCTTAACTAAGGAATTAAATAATACAAAAGAAGAAGTAGTAAAAATCATAACAGAATTAGAAGAAAAAGAATCATTACAAGAAAATTTTTTACTTAATATTTCACACGATCTTAGAAGTCATTTAAGTGTGATTTTAAGTGTTATTCAGGTTATGAATTCTGGCAGCGTAAGCATAAATGATAAAAAAGCAAGAGAATATATATATACAATAAAGAAAAATAGCTTAAAAATGTTAAGGTTAATAAATAACTTAATAGATACAAATAAACTTAAGAATAATTATTATACTTTAAATAAAAAAAATATAGATATAGTTTCTATGATTGAAGGAACAGTAGGGTGTATAGATAAATATGCGAAGCAAAAAAATATACAATTAATATTTGATACAAATGAAGAAGAGTGCATTATGTCTGCAGATCCTAGTGTTATAGATAGAATAATAATGAACTTGATTTCTAATGCAATAAAGTTTACTTATGAAGATACTAACATATATGTAACATTAGTTATTAAAGATGGTTTTATAAAAATATCAATAAAGGATGAAGGGCCAGGAATTCCTAAGAAAGATCAAGAAAAAATATTTGGCAGGTATTATAGAATAAATGATATAAAAAGAGAAAACTCTGGCAGTGGAATGGGGTTAGATCTTGTAAAATACTTGGTTAAATCTCATAATGGTAAAATTGAATTAATCAGTGAAGAAAATAAAGGATGCGAATTTATAGTAACGTTTCCAATATTAATAGAAGAAGAAAAGGAAACACATCAAATTAATCAAGATAGCAGAATAGAAAGATTAGAAGTAGAGTTTTCTGATATTTATTAA